One part of the Anaeromyxobacter sp. Fw109-5 genome encodes these proteins:
- a CDS encoding cupin domain-containing protein encodes MPEATLPRILVRASERGPADSNSHPYNPRSEVHGWMLSRAAGLRRIAVNLVWLPPGKESAIFHVHYREEEWAFVLQGRAVVELDDAEHELRPGDFVAFPPGVAHHVRNASADEGLLLLEGGEIIADVEVADFPRLRRRVVRFGNQLAVYPMEAEIEFIPGMKELPRELCGLGPPADRPRLLVRAAERGEPRIFHHPQNPRSEIRLTWLSRPALKRISAGLGVVPAGRESFVKHVHRHDEEWMYVLSGAGIAVIGDREEPIGPGDFLGFPAGEPAHGVRASPEGELVYLLGGDAWSPTTIEIADFPGLGLRKTFVGTRSAMTFPLDAAVEGAGT; translated from the coding sequence ATGCCCGAGGCCACTCTCCCCCGCATCCTCGTCCGCGCGAGCGAGCGCGGTCCGGCAGACTCGAACAGCCACCCCTACAACCCCCGGTCCGAGGTCCACGGGTGGATGCTCTCCCGCGCCGCCGGTCTCCGGCGGATCGCGGTGAACCTGGTGTGGCTACCACCGGGCAAGGAGTCCGCCATCTTCCACGTCCACTACCGCGAGGAGGAGTGGGCGTTCGTCCTCCAGGGCCGCGCCGTGGTCGAGCTCGACGACGCGGAGCACGAGCTCCGCCCCGGCGACTTCGTCGCCTTCCCGCCGGGCGTGGCGCACCACGTCCGCAACGCCTCCGCGGACGAGGGGCTCCTGCTGCTCGAGGGCGGGGAGATCATCGCGGACGTGGAGGTCGCCGACTTTCCGCGGCTGCGGCGCCGGGTGGTCCGGTTCGGCAACCAGCTCGCGGTCTACCCGATGGAGGCGGAGATCGAGTTCATCCCGGGCATGAAGGAGCTGCCTCGCGAGCTGTGCGGCCTGGGCCCGCCGGCCGACCGGCCGCGCCTCCTCGTTCGCGCCGCCGAGCGCGGCGAGCCGCGGATCTTCCATCACCCCCAGAACCCGCGCTCGGAGATCCGGCTGACGTGGCTCTCCCGGCCGGCGTTGAAGCGGATCTCGGCGGGCCTCGGCGTGGTGCCCGCCGGGAGAGAGTCGTTCGTGAAGCACGTGCACCGGCACGACGAGGAGTGGATGTACGTCCTCTCCGGGGCCGGCATCGCGGTGATCGGCGATCGCGAGGAGCCCATCGGCCCCGGCGACTTCCTCGGCTTCCCCGCCGGCGAGCCGGCGCACGGCGTCCGCGCGTCGCCGGAGGGCGAGCTCGTCTACCTGCTCGGCGGCGACGCCTGGTCGCCGACGACCATCGAGATCGCCGACTTCCCCGGGCTCGGCTTGCGGAAGACATTCGTGGGGACTCGCAGCGCCATGACGTTCCCGCTGGATGCGGCGGTCGAGGGCGCGGGGACGTAG
- a CDS encoding TonB-dependent receptor domain-containing protein, with translation MRRPPIVLLSLLGLAVVAAGAAPALARGQPQETGVLTRAPEVIQPVEPEYPEAARAAGLTGVVMLEVEISETGEVTDAVVTGPAGQGFDEAALAAARKLRFSPAEIDGAPAPVRIEYRFTFSLSAPPAAPAPPPVNLLGRVLERGTRLPVAGAMVEAGGQLTHTDGDGRFALAGVADGAVQVVVTDVDHVRLDSTETIEPGNATQVTYWLQKTAAQGEYEAVVVGEREEKQVSHVAIAAGEIRRVAGASGDAVKVIQNLPGMARSFLSGELIVRGGNPRDTRVYVDGEEVPQVFHFGGLTSVYSSELLKDVEFEAGNFGVRSGRAIGGRVNLVTRDPGERAHALADVNLYHATALYEGRPSEDLGIAIAARRSYADAVVTRAVESMDDPPGVSTAPRYYDLQAKAAWKATADDTVRLDVFGSDDRMVLTGVEDDQSLEDMDFLEFGTRFYRAGLRWDHRAGEATRLRLALGGGWQDVDVDADERFRMRQELWSTHLRAEVHHELAPRVKLVTGVDGQWYPKVRIEVDAPPIPPPGQILNPNAETRRLAMTMDGVEAGAFVEATLEPVDGLFVVPGVRADVHRALADLSWVDPRLAVRWQLRPETALKGAAGLYHQAPPLPYVTEEFGNPDLHEEGAWQYSLGAEQRLLPRLLLDVQLYYKRLFDLALPSDGVITRDGQLVAERYRSAGTGRSYGAELLLRWDPDGRFFGWVSYSLSRAERGEPAAAGSRLESEGDAYDQPHNVVAVGTLELPELWHGLSAGFRARFTSGSPYEPIRGAVYDADADRYEPIQTGELSGRMPPFFQLDLRVDKKWTSRTWTFAAYLEVQNVTNRENPEAVAYSFDYSQRGWYSGLPLFPSFGLRAEY, from the coding sequence ATGCGCCGCCCGCCCATCGTCTTGCTCTCGCTGCTCGGCCTCGCCGTCGTCGCCGCGGGCGCCGCCCCCGCGCTCGCGCGGGGACAGCCGCAGGAGACCGGCGTCCTCACGCGCGCCCCCGAGGTGATCCAGCCGGTCGAGCCCGAGTACCCCGAGGCCGCGCGGGCGGCCGGCCTGACCGGCGTCGTGATGCTCGAGGTCGAGATCTCCGAGACGGGCGAGGTCACCGACGCGGTGGTCACCGGCCCCGCCGGTCAGGGCTTCGACGAGGCGGCCCTCGCCGCCGCCCGGAAGCTCCGCTTCTCCCCCGCGGAGATCGACGGAGCGCCCGCGCCCGTCCGCATCGAGTACCGCTTCACGTTCTCGCTCTCCGCGCCGCCCGCCGCCCCCGCGCCGCCGCCCGTGAACCTCCTCGGCCGCGTGCTCGAGCGCGGCACCCGCCTCCCGGTCGCGGGGGCGATGGTGGAGGCGGGCGGCCAGCTCACCCACACGGACGGCGACGGCCGGTTCGCGCTCGCGGGCGTGGCGGACGGCGCGGTGCAGGTGGTGGTGACGGACGTCGACCACGTCCGCCTCGACTCGACCGAGACCATCGAGCCGGGGAACGCGACCCAGGTGACCTACTGGCTCCAGAAGACCGCCGCCCAGGGCGAGTACGAGGCGGTCGTGGTGGGCGAACGGGAGGAGAAGCAGGTCTCGCACGTCGCCATCGCGGCGGGGGAGATCCGGCGCGTGGCGGGCGCCTCCGGCGACGCGGTGAAGGTGATCCAGAACCTCCCCGGCATGGCCCGCTCCTTCCTGAGCGGCGAGCTGATCGTCCGCGGAGGCAACCCCCGGGACACGCGCGTGTACGTGGACGGCGAGGAGGTCCCGCAGGTCTTCCACTTCGGCGGCCTCACCAGCGTCTACTCGTCCGAGCTCCTGAAGGACGTGGAGTTCGAGGCGGGGAACTTCGGCGTCCGCTCCGGGCGGGCGATCGGCGGCCGCGTGAACCTCGTCACCCGGGATCCCGGCGAGCGGGCCCACGCGCTCGCCGACGTGAACCTCTACCACGCGACCGCGCTCTACGAGGGCCGGCCGTCCGAGGATCTGGGCATCGCGATCGCGGCGCGGCGCTCCTACGCCGACGCGGTGGTGACCCGCGCGGTCGAGTCCATGGACGACCCGCCCGGCGTGAGCACCGCGCCCCGCTACTACGACCTGCAGGCGAAGGCCGCGTGGAAGGCGACCGCCGACGACACCGTCCGCCTGGACGTGTTCGGCTCGGACGACCGGATGGTCCTGACCGGCGTCGAGGACGACCAGTCGCTCGAGGACATGGACTTCCTCGAGTTCGGCACCCGCTTCTACCGGGCCGGGCTCCGCTGGGATCACCGCGCCGGCGAGGCGACCCGGCTCCGCCTCGCGCTCGGCGGCGGCTGGCAGGACGTGGACGTCGACGCGGACGAGCGGTTCCGGATGCGGCAGGAGCTCTGGAGCACCCACCTCCGCGCGGAGGTCCATCACGAGCTCGCGCCGCGGGTGAAGCTCGTCACGGGCGTCGACGGGCAGTGGTACCCGAAGGTCCGGATCGAGGTGGACGCGCCGCCGATCCCTCCGCCGGGCCAGATCCTGAACCCGAACGCCGAGACCCGCCGCCTCGCCATGACCATGGACGGGGTCGAGGCGGGCGCGTTCGTGGAGGCCACCCTCGAGCCGGTCGACGGGCTCTTCGTCGTCCCCGGCGTCCGCGCCGACGTGCACCGCGCGCTCGCGGACCTCTCCTGGGTGGACCCGCGCCTCGCCGTCCGCTGGCAGCTCCGGCCCGAGACCGCCCTGAAGGGCGCGGCCGGCCTCTACCACCAGGCGCCGCCGCTGCCGTACGTCACGGAGGAGTTCGGCAACCCCGACCTCCACGAGGAGGGCGCCTGGCAGTACTCGCTCGGCGCCGAGCAGCGGCTCCTGCCGCGGCTGCTCCTCGACGTGCAGCTCTACTACAAGCGGCTCTTCGACCTCGCCCTCCCCTCCGACGGGGTGATCACGCGAGACGGTCAGCTCGTCGCCGAGCGCTACCGGAGCGCGGGCACGGGGCGCTCCTACGGCGCCGAGCTGCTCCTGCGCTGGGACCCGGACGGCCGCTTCTTCGGCTGGGTCTCCTACTCGCTCTCGCGCGCGGAGCGGGGCGAGCCCGCCGCGGCGGGGAGCCGGCTCGAGAGCGAGGGGGACGCCTACGATCAGCCTCACAACGTGGTCGCGGTGGGAACCCTCGAGCTGCCCGAGCTCTGGCACGGCCTCTCCGCCGGGTTCCGCGCCCGCTTCACGAGCGGCAGCCCGTACGAGCCCATCCGCGGCGCCGTGTACGACGCCGACGCGGATCGTTACGAGCCCATCCAGACCGGTGAGCTGTCGGGCCGCATGCCCCCCTTCTTCCAGCTCGACCTCCGCGTCGACAAGAAGTGGACGTCCCGCACCTGGACCTTCGCGGCCTACCTCGAGGTCCAGAACGTCACCAACCGCGAGAACCCCGAGGCCGTCGCCTACAGCTTCGATTACTCGCAGCGCGGCTGGTACTCCGGCCTCCCGCTCTTCCCCTCCTTCGGCCTCCGCGCCGAGTACTAG
- a CDS encoding biopolymer transporter ExbD, with product MAAHSNGSDEAITGINVTPLVDITLVLLIIFMVTASYIVKEGIEVDLPRAAHGGETVGPTLAFAIDRDGKLYLDGQPVGRDAARAAVRAALARSAEARALIGADRAVPHGEVVSVIDLVKSEGLTRFAIQIERDASGEGAP from the coding sequence ATGGCCGCCCACTCGAACGGCAGCGACGAGGCGATCACCGGCATCAACGTGACGCCGCTCGTCGACATCACCCTCGTCCTCCTCATCATCTTCATGGTCACCGCGTCGTACATCGTGAAGGAGGGGATCGAGGTCGACCTGCCCCGCGCCGCCCACGGCGGCGAGACGGTCGGCCCGACCCTGGCCTTCGCGATCGATCGGGACGGGAAGCTCTACCTGGACGGTCAGCCGGTCGGCCGCGACGCGGCGCGCGCGGCCGTGCGCGCGGCGCTCGCCAGGAGCGCCGAGGCGCGGGCGCTCATCGGCGCCGACCGGGCGGTGCCTCACGGCGAGGTGGTGTCCGTCATCGATCTGGTGAAGAGCGAGGGGCTGACGCGCTTCGCGATCCAGATCGAGCGGGACGCCTCGGGAGAAGGCGCGCCGTGA
- a CDS encoding TonB family protein, giving the protein MTSPPSDGSPRARTLAAMAVASLAIHAGGFAWAARLEARPAARPAPVVVEFEAAPPPPAPVVPRPPAAPPAPRRVAISRLPPPPADPPPPPPPNEPPPPAAPAARAVPRVGVSLSSTTTGGAFAVGVGNTLHGRASEIAADPEAVRPYSAPRTSPARLSAQPRLLERPEIPYPADARRDGLEGQVVLLLRIDAEGRVAAARLLSAPGPALGEAARAAALRFRFSPPLLEGEAVETEIRFTYTFVLE; this is encoded by the coding sequence GTGACCTCACCTCCCTCCGACGGCTCGCCGCGGGCGCGCACGCTCGCGGCGATGGCGGTGGCCTCGCTCGCCATCCACGCCGGCGGCTTCGCCTGGGCGGCGCGGCTGGAGGCGCGCCCCGCCGCGAGGCCCGCGCCGGTGGTGGTCGAGTTCGAGGCCGCCCCCCCGCCCCCCGCCCCGGTCGTGCCCCGTCCTCCCGCGGCGCCGCCGGCGCCGCGCCGCGTGGCGATCTCGAGGCTGCCCCCGCCGCCCGCGGACCCGCCCCCACCGCCTCCGCCGAACGAGCCGCCACCGCCCGCCGCCCCCGCGGCGCGCGCGGTCCCGCGCGTCGGCGTGTCGCTCTCGTCGACCACCACCGGCGGCGCCTTCGCGGTGGGCGTCGGGAACACGCTCCACGGCAGGGCGTCCGAGATCGCCGCCGATCCGGAGGCGGTGAGGCCCTACTCCGCCCCGCGGACCTCGCCCGCCCGGCTCTCCGCGCAGCCGCGCCTGCTCGAGCGGCCGGAGATCCCGTACCCCGCGGACGCGCGGCGGGACGGGCTCGAGGGGCAGGTCGTGCTGCTCCTGCGGATCGACGCGGAGGGCCGCGTCGCCGCGGCGCGCCTGCTCTCCGCGCCGGGCCCCGCCCTGGGGGAGGCCGCCCGCGCCGCCGCGCTCCGCTTCCGCTTCTCGCCTCCCCTGCTCGAGGGCGAGGCCGTCGAGACCGAGATCCGCTTCACCTACACCTTCGTCCTGGAGTGA